The following proteins are co-located in the Vigna unguiculata cultivar IT97K-499-35 chromosome 9, ASM411807v1, whole genome shotgun sequence genome:
- the LOC114164712 gene encoding uncharacterized protein LOC114164712, translating into MPTKGYLREDEVTRQHSLTAQYQRNSGRHICVEMLSKYLSHITSMFYSLILLRKAKLAFPKRTPERRRTGEAGLKTLFHSELKSPTRVVHRCTPEEAVESEPSSPAPPTISRMWGPASWAFRTTLMGDVIGTESGDCMITYVEEWRVEPDSPIVMMRCRERIEKRKRQLPPPLTLMREMGEMPWAFTRECNGDGRLIITAERVSRGHDGHEHCIMEVRTEGERVTMRLVPEDDDCCELCGYPIVDDDDGEMQFNDGFEIEESLRKSLEFEEELAKKVSRESERCGDLRDCVSLNFYASGPDWLLQPHLSDSFPDIYLGRPASAPIRPMIPSRRLCGQFLSGAAAFVEKPCEAANRSLTFV; encoded by the exons ATGCCAACCAAGGGGTATTTAAG AGAAGATGAAGTGACGCGGCAACACTCACTCACGGCTCAGTACCAAA GAAACAGTGGAAGACATATATGCGTGGAAATGTTGAGCAAATATCTATCGCACATCACATCCATGTTTTATAGTCTCATATTGCTGCGAAAAGCCAAACTAGCGTTCCCAAAACGTACCCCAGAACGACGCCGTACAGGCGAAGCCGGTCTCAAAACCCTATTTCACTCAGAATTAAAATCACCCACGAGAGTTGTTCATCGCTGCACACCAGAAGAAGCCGTGGAATCAGAACCGTCATCACCAGCGCCTCCGACGATATCAAGGATGTGGGGACCGGCCTCGTGGGCGTTCCGAACGACATTAATGGGAGACGTGATCGGAACGGAGAGCGGGGACTGCATGATAACCTACGTAGAGGAATGGAGGGTGGAACCTGACTCTCCGATTGTGATGATGAGGTGCAGAGAGAGGATTGAGAAAAGGAAGAGGCAGTTGCCACCGCCATTAACGTTGATGAGAGAAATGGGAGAAATGCCTTGGGCTTTCACGAGGGAATGTAACGGTGACGGAAGGTTGATAATAACGGCGGAGAGAGTGAGCCGTGGTCACGATGGCCACGAACACTGCATTATGGAAGTTCGAACTGAAGGTGAAAGAGTGACGATGAGGTTGGTCCCTGAAGACGATGATTGCTGCGAATTGTGTGGTTACCCTATCGTCGACGACGACGACGGAGAGATGCAATTTAACGACGGGTTCGAGATTGAAGAAAGTTTAAGGAAGAGTCTTGAGTTTGAGGAAGAGTTGGCAAAGAAAGTTTCGAGGGAAAGTGAGCGATGCGGGGATTTACGTGATTGCGTCAGCCTCAATTTTTATGCTTCTGGGCCTGATTGGTTGCTTCAGCCTCACCTTTCAGATTCTTTCCCAGACATTTATTTGGGCCGACCCGCATCTGCTCCAATAAGGCCCATGATCCCTTCTAGACGTTTATGTGGACAATTTCTTTCTGGAGCTGCTGCATTTGTTGAAAAACCATGCGAAGCTGCGAATCGTAGTTTGACCTTTGTTTAG
- the LOC114164149 gene encoding putative leucine-rich repeat-containing protein DDB_G0290503, which yields MSRVTRWKIEKTKVKVVFRLQFHATHIPQSGWDKLFISFIPADTGKATSKTTKANVRNGTCKWADPIYETTRLLQDIKSRQYEEKFYKFVVGMGSSRSSILGEATINLADFVDALKPTAVSLPLNGTEPGVTLHVTVQLLTSKTGFREFEQQRELRERGLQTTSDQGTHDESADSKESSPDQNVNNHMNKVNSRVKLKRESKDLPHLSSLEGESRINEEYADSAAGFDGSSSTSESIYTEKHDISSAHEVDSLKSTVSGDLGGLSLNQSPQPDKGEAPDNQFPAQGSDRVHGWSIDYSAADSLAAASEDRSSSRLMGNLEAVESSILDLKLKVSSLQNHADEIGVETHKFSEQLATEISSGEELVKEVAVLKSECSKFRDEFEQLKNSKLSLPFPHKDPTGTDQDKLFQNLQHKWMKGLLLMEDKLRDIQKVSVGFPERDFRFLNLELEALAEILQNLKQESGEPIFGAKIVNERENKKMDLRKSEQFLTDIGSDAGLLQPESMTHYLSIPGLVSHEFDSVDPTLAMKEKIFELLREIDESKTERESLVRKMDQMECYYEALIQELEQNQRQMMAELQNLRNEHSTCLYTISAGKTEIERMHQNMNEQMMKFSEDKRILETLNNEFERRAISAEAALKRARLNYSIAVGQLQKDLELLSCQVLSMHETNENLIKQTLSDSSVPDTDDSPEQVVYPKISEAHTSNRLLYQNHSSSLQRQHLGEDILLNDLKRSLQAQEGLYIQVEEEISQMHFANIYSDVFSKALQETLLEASIDIQLMKEKIVQLSQQLALANESNELLVLRLQNAMNDILSLNEYKEICTAKSNDIALQNQILEANSKNLAHENSLLTEKVDELDVLLTEYRSYKGKYLACSTENSELKSLLKKERLENNHLHDEISILQEELKSVRTKIDEEVSMKNNLQSDVTILSHRLQKLLASYEERHSQLSLCSKSVCLDSKCEDFEGLLLRLEELQQSAFHRILQLAEEKEILVHDKQKTQLSLNTAESNALVMKQKFEHDLQEMLRKITVSDALFQKLQLDFEVIIDRTSASFEAEELYSQQHKEFLSGLDRLEAELQQLNSRNQDLSHKITKLDALSVEFQTWKQLTLAANEEEKKYLESSLQEKTQESARTSSELDSMKNNLNSLHSELQIQKTAREMMEKTYSKLITELNEKQIQLQEMRDLELSLQEKTEESATISSDLDSLKVNLHSLHNELHAEKAVREKLEKTISDLNTELNEKQSQLQGKKDLESSLLEKTEESAKISSELNFLEKNLHSLHNDLHAEKTVREILEKAVSDLTTELNEKQCQLQDSDLNRKELVNLKRMVSDLEFENSRISDLLEKSEKYLKEALKESSSITFLETLLSEMHEFCIATDIVMTFTRAQFEDHLEELTEKLHSTCRQLDVLHTKNFDVESELNRCLCRELTCIEENTRLLTSLDFLKSELEVLTAQNRELIDQNSGIMSEVKDHKNRTEEVSYTSYVHERENVLEVARLEQLLASCHREAEELFLSKEEAELKCIVLQDKLVELETAFTLLKQSDDELIRLQTQCNELTKRFAEQVLKTEEFKNLSIHLKELKDKAEAECSNAHDRRGHEGPPVAMQESLRIAFIKEQYESKLQELRQQLSLSKKHSEEMLWKLQDAVDETENRKKSEASQIKINEELGMKILELEAELQAVLSDKRNLLNAYDLLKAEKECSAISLECCKQEKQELEASLVKCNLEKSKIEAELTLAKELVETSRSHANSLNKVNGTLSSSLNPQQNYNHETESASLLINLQPEDPTAFSVMNGGQTLGSEKDLQQEEVMKHVASTESLKSSIDHLSKELERMKNENMLPSVDGHSHDEPSFPGLQRELIQLHEANQELGNIFPVFDKFSVSGNALERVLALEIELAEALRTKKSNMQFQSSFLKHHGDQEAVFRSFRDINELIKDMLELKARHSAVETELKEMHDRYSQLSLQFAEVEGERQKLMMTIKNTRASKKASS from the exons ATGTCGAGGGTTACTAGGTGGAAGATTGAGAAGACGAAAGTAAAGGTGGTTTTCCGGCTCCAATTCCATGCTACGCAT ATTCCACAATCTGGATGGGATAAGCTGTTTATCTCTTTTATTCCTGCTGACACTGGGAAGGCTACATCAAAGACCACCAAAGCAAATGTGAGAAATGGAACTTGCAAGTGGGCAGATCCAATCTATGAAACTACAAGACTCCTCCAAGACATTAAAAGTAGACAATATGAAGAgaagttttataaatttgttgtgGGGATG GGTTCATCACGATCTAGCATCCTTGGCGAGGCAACCATCAATCTTGCTGATTTTGTTGATGCCTTGAAGCCAACAGCTGTTTCTTTGCCTCTTAATGGAACCGAACCTGGGGTCACACTACAT GTCACAGTGCAGCTTCTCACTTCCAAAACCGGTTTCAG AGAATTTGAGCAGCAAAGGGAACTCAGAGAGAGGGGGCTACAGACAACCTCTGACCAAGGTACTCATGACGAATCTGCTGATAGCAAAGAGTCATCTCCTGATCAGAATGTCAATAATCATATGAATAAG GTTAATTCAAGAGTGAAATTGAAAAGAGAATCTAAAGATCTCCCCCATCTTTCTTCACTTGAAGGAGAGTCCAGGATAAATGAAGAGTATGCCGATTCAGCTGCTGGCTTTGATGGTTCTTCTAGTACATCTGAAAGCATATATACTGAGAAGCATGATATCTCTAGTGCACATGAAGTGGACAGTCTTAAAAGTACAGTCTCTGGTGATTTAGGGGGACTATCCCTCAATCAAAGTCCTCAACCAGACAAAGGGGAGGCACCTGATAATCAGTTTCCAGCACAGGGTAGTGATCGGGTTCATGGTTGGAGCATAGACTATTCAGCTGCCGATAGTTTGGCTGCTGCTTCTGAAGATAGAAGCAGTAGTAGACTTATGGGAAATTTGGAAGCAGTTGAGTCATCTATTCTTGATCTAAAACTGAAGGTAAGTTCTTTGCAAAATCATGCTGATGAAATaggagttgaaacacacaagtTTTCTGAGCAACTTGCAACTGAGATTTCATCTGGAGAAGAGTTAGTAAAGGAGGTTGCAGTACTAAAATCTGAATGTTCAAAGTTTAGGGATGAGTTTGAGCAgcttaaaaattctaaattgaGCTTACCATTCCCTCACAAGGATCCTACTGGTACAGATCAggataaattatttcaaaatttgcagCATAAATGGATGAAGGGGCTTTTGCTTATGGAAGATAAGTTAAGAGATATTCAGAAGGTGTCTGTGGGATTTCCTGAAAGGGATTTTCGGTTCCTTAACTTGGAGTTAGAAGCACTGGCTGAAATTTTACAGAACCTCAAACAAGAATCTGGAGAGCCAATTTTTGGGGCCAAAATTGTCAATGAAAGGGAGAACAAGAAAATGGATTTGCGTAAAAGTGAACAATTTTTAACAGATATTGGGTCTGATGCAGGTTTATTACAACCGGAAAGCATGACTCATTATCTTTCCATACCTGGCCTTGTGTCTCACGAGTTTGATTCTGTTGATCCTACCCTTGCcatgaaagagaaaatttttgAACTTTTGAGAGAGATAGATGAGTCCAAAACCGAAAGGGAAAGCCTTGTACGGAAAATGGATCAGATGGAATGCTACTATGAAGCTCTTATTCAGGAACTTGAGCAGAACCAAAGGCAGATGATGGCTGAGTTGCAGAACCTTCGTAATGAACATTCTACTTGTCTGTACACAATTTCTGCTGGTAAGACCGAGATTGAGAGAATGCACCAGAATATGAATGAGCAGATGATGAAATTTTCTGAAGACAAACGCATTTTGGAAACTCTGAACAATGAGTTTGAAAGAAGGGCTATTTCTGCTGAAGCAGCCCTTAAAAGGGCTAGATTGAATTATTCTATTGCTGTTGGTCAATTGCAAAAAGATCTTGAACTGCTTTCTTGCCAAGTTCTTTCTATGCATGAGACAAATGAGAATCTGATAAAGCAGACCCTTTCTGATTCTTCTGTTCCAGACACTGATGATAGCCCAGAACAAGTGGTGTATCCTAAAATTTCAGAAGCTCATACATCCAATCGATTGCTGTATCAAAATCACAGTTCTTCCTTACAAAGACAACATTTGGGTGAAGACATTTTACTTAACGATTTGAAAAGATCACTTCAGGCGCAAGAGGGGTTATACATACAAGTTGAAGAAGAAATTAGCCAAATGCATTTTGCAAATATATACTCTGATGTGTTTTCTAAGGCTCTTCAAGAAACATTGCTTGAAGCAAGTATTGACATTCAACtcatgaaagagaaaattgttcAACTCTCTCAGCAGCTGGCGCTTGCAAATGAATCCAATGAGTTATTGGTGTTGAGGTTGCAGAATGCCATGAATGATATCCTTTCACTAAATGAGTACAAGGAGATCTGCACAGCAAAGAGCAATGATATTGCTCTCCAGAACCAAATTTTGGAGGCAAATTCAAAAAATCTTGCTCATGAAAATAGTCTTCTTACTGAGAAAGTTGATGAGCTGGATGTTCTTCTGACAGAGTATAGAAGTTACAAGGGAAAGTATTTGGCATGCAGTACAGAAAACTCGGAATTGAAGAGTTTATTGAAAAAAGAGAGGCTAGAAAATAATCATCTTCATGATGAAATATCCATTTTGCAGGAAGAATTAAAGTCTGTTAGAACTAAAATTGACGAAGAAGTTTCGATGAAGAATAATCTGCAGAGTGATGTCACCATTTTGTCTCATAGGTTGCAGAAATTGCTGGCATCGTATGAAGAAAGACACAGTCAACTTTCTCTTTGTAGTAAATCTGTTTGTTTGGATTCAAAATGTGAAGATTTCGAGGGTCTTTTATTGCGACTAGAAGAGCTGCAACAGAGTGCATTTCATAGAATCCTGCAACTCGCTGAAGAGAAGGAGATTTTAGTGCATGATAAACAAAAGACTCAATTATCTTTAAATACCGCTGAATCAAATGCTCTAGTCATGAAACAGAAGTTTGAGCATGATTTGCAAGAAATGTTACGTAAGATAACTGTGTCAGATGCTCTGTTTCAGAAACTTCAGTTAGATTTTGAGGTGATCATTGATAGAACTAGTGCTAGTTTTGAAGCTGAAGAGTTATACTCTCAGCAGCACAAAGAATTTTTGTCTGGTCTCGATCGTTTGGAAGCTGAGTTACAACAACTTAATTCCAGAAATCAGGACCTTTctcataaaataacaaaattagatGCTTTATCTGTTGAATTTCAAACGTGGAAGCAGCTGACCTTAGCAGCAAATGAAGAGGAAAAGAAATATTTGGAGTCCTCTTTACAGGAAAAAACTCAAGAATCTGCCAGGACTTCATCTGAGCTTGATTCTATGAAAAATAACTTGAATTCTCTGCATAGTGAGTTGCAGATTCAGAAAACTGCCAGAGAAATGATGGAGAAAACATATTCCAAACTTATCACTGAATTGAATGAGAAGCAAATCCAGCTGCAGGAAATGAGAGATTTGGAGTTGTCTTTACAGGAGAAAACAGAAGAGTCAGCCACGATATCATCTGATCTTGATTCTTTGAAGGTGAACTTGCATTCTCTGCATAACGAGTTGCATGCTGAGAAAGCTGTACGTGAAAAGTTGGAGAAAACAATTTCAGATCTTAACACAGAATTGAATGAGAAGCAGAGTCAGCTGCAGGGAAAGAAAGATTTGGAGTCATCTTTACTGGAGAAAACTGAAGAATCTGCCAAGATCTCATCTGAGCTAAATTTTTTGGAGAAAAACTTGCATTCTCTGCATAATGATTTGCATGCTGAGAAAACTGTCAGAGAAATATTGGAGAAAGCAGTTTCAGATCTTACCACAGAATTGAATGAGAAGCAATGCCAGCTTCAGGACTCTGATCTCAACAGAAAAGAACTTGTCAATCTCAAACGAATGGTGTCAGACttagaatttgaaaattcaAGAATCTCAGATCTTCTAGAGAAATCTGAGAAATATCTTAAAGAAGCTTTAAAAGAATCTTCTTCTATTACATTTCTGGAAACTCTGTTAtctgaaatgcatgaattttgCATAGCTACAGATATTGTTATGACTTTTACCAGAGCTCAGTTTGAGGATCATTTGGAAGAGCTTACTGAGAAACTTCATTCCACTTGCAGGCAACTTGATGTGCTTCACACAAAGAATTTTGATGTAGAGTCTGAACTGAATCGCTGTCTTTGCAGAGAACTGACATGCATTGAAGAAAATACAAGATTGTTGACGAGTCTTGACTTCCTGAAATCTGAGTTGGAGGTCTTGACTGCTCAGAATAGAGAACTAATTGATCAAAACAGTGGAATTATGTCAGAGGTTAAGGATCACAAGAATAGGACAGAAGAGGTCAGTTATACTTCTTATGTGCATGAAAGAGAGAATGTCCTTGAGGTTGCAAGGCTGGAGCAATTGCTGGCAAGTTGCCATAGAGAAGCTGAAGAACTCTTTTTGTCTAAGGAAGAAGCTGAACTCAAGTGTATAGTTCTCCAGGACAAATTGGTCGAACTAGAAACTGCATTCACTTTATTAAAACAATCAGATGATGAACTGATAAGGCTTCAGACCCAATGTAATGAGCTTACCAAGAGGTTTGCTGAACAGGTTTTGAAGACAGAGGAGTTTAAGAATTTGTCTATTCATCTGAAGGAACTGAAAGACAAAGCTGAGGCTGAGTGCAGTAATGCTCATGACAGGAGAGGACATGAAGGACCGCCAGTTGCTATGCAGGAGTCCTTGAGAATTGCATTTATCAAGGAACAATATGAATCGAAGTTGCAAGAACTAAGACAGCAGTTGTCTTTGTCAAAAAAGCATAGCGAGGAAATGCTGTGGAAACTACAAGATGCAGTTGATGAAACTGAGAATAGAAAAAAGTCTGAAGcttctcaaataaaaattaacgaAGAGCTGGGGATGAAGATCTTGGAATTGGAGGCTGAGTTACAGGCTGTACTTTCTGACAAACGTAATTTGTTAAATGCGTATGACCTGCTAAAGGCTGAAAAAGAGTGTTCCGCAATAAGCCTTGAATGTTGTAAGCAAGAAAAACAAGAGCTTGAAGCTTCTCTTGTGAAATGCAATTTGGAGAAATCCAAAATTGAAGCAGAACTTACCTTGGCGAAGGAATTGGTGGAGACTTCGAGATCTCATGCAAATTCTCTAAACAAGGTCAATGGTACATTATCTTCTTCATTGAATCctcaacaaaattataatcatGAGACAGAGAGTGCAAGCCTACTCATCAACCTGCAACCCGAG gATCCTACTGCATTTAGTGTTATGAATGGAGGACAGACTCTTGGAAGTGAAAAGGATTTGCAACAAGAAGAAGTAATGAAGCATGTGGCATCAACCGAAAGTTTGAAATCTAGCATTGACCACTTGAGTAAGGag CTGGAAAggatgaaaaatgaaaatatgcttCCTTCAGTAGATGGTCATAGTCATGATGAGCCaagttttccaggtctgcaaagAGAACTGATTCAACTACATGAG GCCAATCAAGAATTAGGAAACATATTCCCTGTATTCGATAAATTCTCAGTCAGCGGTAATGCATTAGAAAGGGTGCTTGCTTTAGAGATTGAGCTTGCTGAAGCATTGCGGACTAAGAAGTCAAACATGCAATTTCAGAG TTCTTTCTTGAAACATCATGGTGATCAGGAAGCAGTATTCCGAAGCTTCAGGGATATCAATGAGCTAATTAAAGATATGTTAGAACTAAAGGCAAGACATTCTGCTGTGGAGACAGAACTGAAAGAGATGCATGACCGTTACTCTCAATTAAGTCTTCAATTTGCTGAGGTTGAAGGTGAGAGACAAAAACTCATGATGACTATAAAGAATACTCGTGCATCTAAGAAGGCTTCAAGTTAA
- the LOC114163334 gene encoding F-box/kelch-repeat protein At1g22040, translated as MGAFFSVASTKSDKREWNGVSPNETCKRQRMSPTVDEESPRLIPNLPDELSLQIIARLPRICYLNARMVSKKWKSTIMSLDLYKLRKELGTTEEWLYLLIKAGENNLVWHALDPRSKIWQRVPNMPNFAEEEEPRKGSSRLWMWNMVEGIRIAEVIRGFLGRKDAFDEMPYCGCAIGAVDGCLYVLGGFSKASTMRCVWRFDPIQSTWSKVTPMSTGRAYSKTGVLNNKLYVVGGVSQGHAGLVPLQSAEVFDPSTDTWSHVPSMPFSRAQVLPSAFLADMLKPIATGLTSYMGRLCVPQSLYSWPFFVDVGGEIYDPDTNSWIEMPAGMGEGWPARQAGTKLSVVVDGELYAFDPSNAMDSGRIKVYDRGEDAWKVVIGKVPIYDSADSESPYLLAGFHGKLHVITKDANHDIAVLQAGLRNNLGSSPSLTTLSQSTLHESPELASESDAAVVWRVVACRDFGRAELVSCQVIDI; from the coding sequence ATGGGTGCATTTTTTAGTGTGGCCAGTACAAAATCTGACAAGAGGGAATGGAATGGAGTCTCTCCAAATGAGACATGTAAGAGGCAAAGAATGTCTCCTACTGTTGATGAAGAGAGTCCAAGGCTCATTCCTAATCTCCCTGATGAGTTATCACTTCAGATTATTGCTAGACTTCCTAGAATTTGTTACTTAAATGCAAGGATGGTATCCAAGAAGTGGAAGTCAACTATCATGAGTTTAGACCTGTATAAATTGAGGAAAGAACTTGGGACAACTGAAGAGTGGCTGTATCTGTTGATTAAGGCTGGAGAAAATAATCTTGTATGGCATGCTCTAGATCCTCGTTCTAAGATATGGCAGAGAGTGCCCAACATGCCCAATTTTGCTGAAGAAGAAGAACCTAGAAAAGGCTCTTCTAGGCTTTGGATGTGGAACATGGTGGAGGGTATCAGAATTGCTGAAGTTATTAGAGGTTTTCTTGGACGGAAGGATGCATTTGATGAAATGCCCTATTGCGGCTGTGCAATTGGAGCTGTTGATGGGTGTCTCTATGTTCTTGGTGGATTTTCTAAGGCTTCAACTATGAGGTGTGTGTGGCGATTTGATCCGATACAAAGTACATGGAGCAAGGTGACTCCAATGTCCACGGGTCGGGCGTACAGTAAGACAGGTGTCCTAAATAACAAGCTTTATGTTGTTGGAGGGGTTAGTCAAGGTCACGCTGGATTGGTTCCTCTCCAATCTGCTGAAGTTTTTGATCCCTCTACAGATACATGGTCGCATGTACCCAGCATGCCATTCTCCAGAGCTCAAGTCCTTCCCAGTGCCTTTTTGGCTGACATGTTAAAGCCTATTGCCACAGGGTTGACCTCATACATGGGAAGGTTGTGTGTTCCACAGAGTCTGTATTCATGGCCCTTTTTTGTTGATGTTGGGGGAGAAATCTATGATCCTGACACTAACTCATGGATAGAAATGCCTGCTGGTATGGGTGAAGGATGGCCTGCACGGCAGGCAGGAACCAAATTGAGTGTAGTAGTGGACGGTGAATTATATGCTTTTGACCCTTCTAATGCTATGGATAGTGGAAGGATCAAAGTTTATGACCGAGGTGAAGATGCTTGGAAAGTAGTTATTGGAAAAGTTCCCATATATGATTCTGCTGATTCAGAGTCTCCATATCTACTTGCTGGTTTCCATGGTAAGCTCCATGTTATCACAAAAGATGCCAATCATGATATTGCTGTTCTGCAGGCAGGTCTGCGGAATAATTTGGGTTCTTCACCATCACTCACAACTCTGTCACAAAGTACATTGCATGAATCTCCAGAACTGGCTTCTGAATCAGATGCAGCAGTTGTTTGGAGGGTTGTTGCCTGCAGAGATTTTGGGCGGGCTGAGCTAGTCAGTTGCCAAGTTATTGACATATAG
- the LOC114164818 gene encoding tRNA (carboxymethyluridine(34)-5-O)-methyltransferase, which translates to MIHHHSVLKTSRFLNPHREALGLTSVIVDSVCHLAFSSMKQINSIGDSSLCTLAPSKESMSVKSTPEIEKKFVHHVYDAIAPHFSATRFAKWPKVASFLSSLPLGSLVLDAGCGNGKYLGLNQDCFFIGCDISPSLIKICSDRGHEVLVADAVNLPYRTGFGDAAISIAVLHHLSTENRRRKAIEELVRVVKKGGHVLITVWAVEQEDTTLITKWTPLTEKYVEEWVGPGSPRARTPSPLPLESIPESEESSTGENIKVCSESNVCEDLEAEKHMKNQQEYFVPWHLPYHRAEISGASSHALAAGLATKDDKKGAVVYNRYYHVFSEGELESLTTGINNARIVDQFFDKSNWCIILEKTA; encoded by the exons ATGATTCATCATCACAGTGTTCTAAAAACAAGTAGATTCCTCAATCCACATAGAGAAGCCCTTGGTTTGACCAGTGTAATTGTTGATTCTGTTTGTCATTTAGCATTTAGTTCAATGAAACAAATCAATTCTATAGGGGATTCTAGTTTGTGTACACTTGCCCCCAGTAAGGAATCTATGAGTGTAAAATCCACCCctgaaatagaaaagaagttcGTTCATCATGTATATGATGCTATTGCTCCACATTTCAGTGCCACTCGATTTGCCAAATGGCCGAAGGTTGCATCATTTTTATCATCTTTGCCCTTGGGGTCTCTTGTCCTTGATGCAGGATGTGGGAATGGGAAATACCTAGGTTTGAATCAGGATTGTTTTTTCATAGGATGTGATATAAGTCCTTCCTTGATTAAAATCTGCTCTGATAGAGGGCATGAAGTTTTGGTGGCAGATGCTGTGAATCTTCCTTACAGAACTGGTTTTGGTGATGCGGCTATATCAATAGCAGTGTTACATCACTTAAGCACTGAAAATAGAAGGAGAAAAGCAATAGAAGAATTGGTCAGAGTTGTTAAAAAGGGTGGCCATGTTCTGATTACAGTTTGGGCTGTGGAACAAGAGGATACAACTCTAATTACCAAATGGACTCCACTGACTGAGAAGTATGTTGAAGAGTGGGTAGGACCAGGAAGTCCTCGAGCTCGGACACCCTCACCCTTGCCATTAGAAAGTATTCCTGAGAGTGAGGAGAGTAGCACCGGTGAGAACATAAAAGTTTGCAGTGAGTCAAATGTATGTGAAGATTTGGAGGCAGAAAAACATATGAAGAACCAACAGGAATACTTTGTTCCGTGGCATTTACCTTATCATCGTGCTGAAATCAGTGGTGCTTCTTCTCATGCTCTTGCTGCTGGTCTGGCAACTAAAGATGACAAAAAAGGTGCTGTGGTGTATAATcgatattatcatgtttttagtGAAGGAGAACTTGAAAG TTTGACAACTGGAATAAACAATGCTAGAATCGTTGATCAGTTCTTTGATAAATCCAACTGGTGTATTATTCTGGAGAAAACAGCATAA